A region of the Thermodesulfobacteriota bacterium genome:
CGAGGGCGGGCGCACGCTGTGCGCCCCTACGGGTGAAACGGCCGTATTCCCGAGCTCTCCGCCGCTACGCAAACCCGCACGCGCCCACGGAAAAGGCGCCGAGGCAGAGACGGCGGCAGGGCCCAAGAGACGAAGGGGTACCGTATTCTTCGTGTCTTGGTGTCCTGGTGGTTCCGAAGACCGGTTCTTCACTGGCTTGTACCCCAAGACCTCCCCGAGTGGGCGAAGGAGCCCCCAGCCTGTGCGGGCGCCTTGAGCCGCCGGGAGCCCGGGTGCTAGAGTGCCGGCGGAGGTGACCATGGGGAAGATTCGCGTGCTGCCCGACGAGGTGGCCAACCGCATCGCCGCGGGCGAGGTGGTGGAGCGTCCGGCGAGCGTAGTGAAGGAGCTGGTGGAGAACGCGGTGGACGCCGGGGGCCGCCGCATCCGGGTGCGGGTGGAGGGGGCGGGGAAGCGGTCGGTGGCCGTGGAGGACGACGGCTCGGGGATGGGGCGCGACGACGCGGTCTTGGCCCTGGAGCGGCACGCCACGAGCAAGCTCACCGGGGCGGAAGATCTGGAACGCATCGCCACCCTGGGGTTTCGGGGCGAAGCCCTGCCGAGCATCGCCTCGGTGAGCCGGTTTCGGCTCCTGACCCGGGCCGAGGGCGACCCGGAGGGGACCGAGGTGCGGGCCGAGGGGGGCCGGCTCGTCTCGGTGGAGGCTCGCGGGGCGGCGAGGGGAACGTCGGTGGAGGTGGCGGATCTCTTCTTCAACGTGCCGGCGCGCCGCAAGTTCCTGAAGGGCGACGCCACCGAGCTGCGAAACGTGGTGGAGACGGTGACCCAGCTCGCCCTGGCCCACTTTCGGGTCGGCTTCGAGCTGCGCAGCGGCGACCGCCTGCTGCTCGCCCTGCCCCCGGACCAGAGCCTGGAGGAGCGGGCCGCGGAGGTGGCGGGCGCGGAGGCCCCCGGGGGCCTGCGCTGGTCTTACGGGGAGGCCGACGGGCTGGAGTTCTCCCTGGCCTTCGCGGCCCCCCACGAGGGGCGGGGGCACCGCAAGGGGGTGCGCCTTTTCGTCAACGGCCGACCCGTGCAGGACCGGCTCCTGTTTCGCGCGCTCCTGGAAGGCTACCGGGGCCTCCTGGAGAGCGGTCGGTTCCCGGTGGCCCTGTTGTGGCTGGGGCTTCCCCCGGACGAGGTGGACGTGAACGTGCACCCCGCCAAGCGCGAGGTGCGGTTTCGGGACGAGGGCCGGATCTTCCGGTGGGTGGCCGGGCACACGGCCCAGGCCCTCGCCGGCGGTTTCCGGCCCGATGCCGCCTATCGAAGCGCGCCGCAGGCGCTTCCCGCCTCGCCGGTGGGTGCCGAGGCCGTGGCGCGGGTCGGGGAGGCCCTGCACGGGTATGCCCGCCGCCTGGAGGGTAGCAGAGGGGGAGGGGGCGGGGCCGCGGCGGGGTATCGCGAGCAGTGGCCGCCCCGGGGCGGCGCCGCTTCGGCCCAGCCCCTTTTTCGCCGCTTCTCGGGCTTGGAGGAGACCGGCGCCCTGCCCTCGGAAGGGCGCTTCACGGGGCTTCGCTACCTGGGAGCCTTTGACGCGACGTATCTACTCTTCGAGGATCGGGAGAACCGGGAGCTCGTGTTGCTCGACCAGCACGCGGCCCACGAGCGGGTGCTCTACGAGGCGCTCCTGGAGGCGAGGGAACGGGGGCCGTGCAGGGCCCAACCCCTGCTCCTCCCCCTCACCCTGGAGTGCTCGCCCCCCGAGAGGGCCGCCTGGGAGGAACGGCGCGAAGACCTCGCCGTCCTGGGGTTTCGCACCGAGGCGTTCGGCCCCAGCGCCGTGGCGGTGACCGAGACGCCGGCGGGCTTCTCGCCGGAGGCCGCCCGGGCGGCGGTGCGCGACCTCCTCGGACCCGATGGTGAGGGAAGGGAGGGCGGGGAGGCCGGCGCTCCCGTGAGCCGTGCCGAGGCCCTGGCCCGCCGGGCCGCCTGCGCGGCGGCGGTGAAGGCCCGCGCCGCGCTGGAGCCCTCGGAGGTGGCCGCACTGTTGGGGCAGTTGGAGCCCCTTCGTCACCCCACCCACTGCCCCCACGGCCGCCCCCTGCTCCTTCGCCTGCGCCGCCGGGACGTGGAGGGGATGTTTCATCGGGGGTGAGGTGAGACGTGAAACGTGAGACGGGTGACGTGAGACGTGAAGCGGTTGTTCCTGATGTCCCTGATGTCCTTTGGGTCCCTTTGCCGAGGATCAGGGATTGCCGATGAGCGGCCCGCGACAACACCCAATGACCGGCTCTTTTTCTCCGCCGCCGATCGTCGTCATCGCGGGACCCACCGCGTCGGGGAAGTCGGCCCTGGCCCTGGCACTGGCGAAGGAGCTGGGGGGCGAGATCGTGTCGGCCGACGCGCTCCAGGTGTACCGGGGCCTCGACATCGGCACGGCAAAGCCCACGCGGGAGGAGCGAGCCCGGGTGCCCCACCACGTCATCGACGTGGCGGAACCCACCGAGGCGTACAGCGCGGGGCGTTTTCGGGCCGACGCGGACCAGGCGATCCGGGAGATCCGCGCGCGGGGACGCCCGGTGCTGGTCTGCGGCGGCACGGCGCTGTACCTCAAGGCGCTCCTCGGGGGGCTGGCCCCGGCCCCTCCCCGGGACGCTGCCCTGCGGAGCCGATTGCTGGCTGCCTGGGAAGCCGGGGAGCAGGCTGGGCTCTTCGCCGAGCTACAGGCCGCAGACCCGGTGCTCGCGGCGCGTCTCCACCCCAACGACAAGAGCCGGATCCTGCGGGGGCTCGAGGTGTGGCGGATCGGGGGGGTGCCGCTCTCGGCCCTGCAGGCCGGGCACGGTTTCTCGGGCCAGCCCTACGCGGCGCTGCGCCTCGGGATCGACGTGCCCCGGGACGAGCTCTACCGCCGGATCGACCGGCGGGTGCTCGCCATGCTGGAGGCGGGATGGGCCGACGAGGTGCGCGGGCTCCTGGAGGCAGGGCTGCCGCTGGGGGCCCCGGGGCTCCAGGCCATCGGCTACCGGGAGCTCGCCCGCTGGGTGCGGGAGGGGGGGGAGTGGGGAAGCGTGGTGGCGTCGATTCAACAGAGCACCCGGCGCTTCGCGAAGCGCCAGTTGACCTGGTTCCGCAGGATGGAGCTCCAGTGGGTGCAAGCCGCAGATTGGCGGGCCATTCTCGACCAAGTGAGAAAATTCTTGCAAACAAACGGTGCACCGCTATGATACGGGCTCTCGATTTTTTCGCCGCTCTCTTGCTCCCTTTCCTTGGAGGTGGCCGCCATGGCCAAGACGAAGATCAACATCCAGGACCAGTTCCTGAACAACCTGCGCCGCGAAAAGGTGGACGTGACGGTGCGGCTCCTCTCGGGGGAGGAGATCGAAGGAGCCCTGAAGGCCTTCGACAACTTCTGCGTCGTGATCCGAAGCGGGGGCAGCTACCACCTCCTCTACAAGCACGCCATCTCCCACATCCGCCCCTTCGAGCCCCTGAAGAAGTTCGAGGCGATCTACGAGAACTTCTAGCGCGGCTGCGCCTCGGACCATCGGGGCATGGGTGCGCCAGGGGGCGCGAAACCTTCGAACCACGAAGGCACGAAGACACAAAGAAGATCGGGGAAAACAGAAGTGTGCATTCTTCGTGTCTTTGTGCCTTGGTAGTTCAAGCATTGCCTGTGGGATGCTCGCTCCACCCCAGGGCCTCGTCGAGAGACGTAGGGTGGGTCAAGCGAAGCGGACCCACCGCGACTCCTCCGAGCCGACTTCCGTGACTGGCCGTTCTCCCTTCCGGCGCAAGAGGTCGCCTGTATTGGGGCTCCTGTGCCTGGCCGTGCTGCTCTTGCCTTTCGCACCCCCAGCGCTCGCGCTCACGGTCTTTGCCGAGGGGAGGGTCGCGGCCGCGCAGGCCGACCCGGCGGTAGCCCAGCGCTCGGCCCTGGCCGTGGCCCTGGCGCGGGCCGTGGAGGCGGTGCTCGAGCGCCACGTCTCGCCCGCCGAGCTGCGCACCCGGGCCAACGACGTGCGCGGGACGTTTCTGGCGCGGCCCTCTCCCTACATCCAGCGCTACTCCATCTCCTCGGAGGGAACCGAGCGGGGAGATTTCGTCGTGCGCGTCGAGGCCGAGGTGGCGGCGGAGCGGGTGCTCACGGAGCTTCGGGCCAAGGGTTTCCGGGTGCACCAGCTCACGGCGCGACCCCGCCTTCTGGTGGCACCCCTGGGCGGCCCCGGCGCAACGGCGATTGCCGTAGGTCTGCGGCGGGTGTTGGAAGCCCAGGGCTATGTGGTTCGGGCTCTGCCGGAAGCTCCGTCGGAGGAGGCGGCCGGGGAGGCGCAGGCGGCGAGGTGGGCCCGGGACCTGGGCTGCCACGTGGCCCTGCTGGTCACCGCCGCCGGGCCCGAGGACGAGCCCCGAAGGTTGCCGCCGGAGGACGCCGAAGGTGGGCCGGGAACCGAACGGGACGGCCCGGCCCGGTCGGGCATCCGTGCACAGGGCTGGATCGTGGACTCTCGCAGGGAGGGGCTTCTCGGGCAGAGCGAGGCGACGGCGTGGGGCGAGGGGCCGGATGCCGTCGCCGCCACGGCCCAGGCGGCGCGGCGGGCGGGGGAGCGCCTGGGGGCTGTGCTGCTCGACCAGCTGGAGCAGTCCGGTTGGAACCTGGGGGACGACCGGCAGGTGCTCGACCTGGTGGTGGAAGGGCTCCCGGGGGCGGCGCTGGTGGAGGCCATCGGGCGCGCCCTGCCCGCGGTGACCGAGGTGCGCGCCGCCTCCCTGAAGGAAGTAGGGTACCGGTCGGCGGTCTGGCGTGTGGACGCGTTGGACGCGGGGCTCGGACCGGAGGCTCTCTTGGGGGCGCTTCGCCTCCCCCGGGGGAGGCTCGCGTGGCTCGCCACGTCGGACCTCTCGGACGGGTCGGTTCGCACCGTGCGGGCCGAGTGGCGAGAGCGGTGACCGGGGCCGTACCGGAGCTTCGGGCCGGCGGGCTTCGGATTTCTCCGCCGCTTCTTCTCGCCCCCATGGCCGGGGTGACCCACACGGCCTTCCGCAGGCTCCTGGGCGAGCTCGGGGGGGTGGGGCTCTACGCCACCGAGATGCTCTCGGCCCGGAGCCTTCCGGCCGAAGATCCGGTCGCGTCGCCCTACCTGCGGCGCACCGCAGCGGAAGCCCCCCTCTCCTATCAGGTGCTGGTGGCGCGCCCGGAGGAGGTCGGCCCGGCGTTCGAGGTCCTCCAAGCCCTGGGGGCCGACGCCATCGACCTGAACCTGGGCTGCCCCGCCCCGGAAGCCCGGCGCCGGGGCGCGGGGGGAGCGCTGGCCGCGCAGCCCGCCGCCGCCCGTGCCGTGGTTCGGGAGGCCCGGCGCCGCACTGCCCTGCCCCTGACGGCAAAGATCCGGCTCGGCGAGCGGCTCGACGAGGAGGCCCTGCGGGACCTGTGCTGCATGCTGGAAGGGGAGGGGGTGGAGCTCCTCACGGTGCACGGGCGGTTGCGGGGCGAGCCTTACGGGCGCCGGCCGCGGTGGCCCTGGATCGGGAAGGTCAAGGGCTGGGTGGGCATCCCGGTGGTTGGAAACGGAGGGATCTTCTCGGTGGAGGACGCCGGGCGCTGCCTGGCCGAGTCCGGCTGCGACGGACTGATGCTCGGCCGGGGCGCGGTCGTCCGGCCGTGGCTATTCTCCCGGGTGGCGCAGGAGGTGTTCGGCGGGAAGGGGCCCGTGGAAGGCGAGCTGCCGTCGCGCCCCGGACTCTACCGGCGCTACCTGGACCTGGTGGAGGAGAGCTTCGCCCCGGAGCGGCGCCTGGGCCGGATCAAGGAGTTCACCTTCTACTTCAGCCAGACCTACCCCTTCGGACACACCCTGGCCACCGCCGTGCAAAGCAGCCGGTCCCTGGAGGAGGTCCGGGAGCGCTCCGAGGCCTTCTTCGCGGCCAATGAGCCAGCGGGTGACGAGTGACGGGGGGCGTGAAAAGTGAAATGTGAGACGTGAAGCGTCAGCAGCCCCGGCTCGACCCTGGAGACTCCAGCCTCCAACCGACAACGGACAACGAGCAACCCGCCACATGCAGCCCCCAATTCTCCTTGCCTCCACGAGCCCTTCCCGCCGGGAGCTCCTGTCCCGCCTGCGGCTCCCCTTCGAGGCAGTGGCCCCGGACTACGCCGAAGAGGAGGTGCCGGGCCTGGAGCCCGGCGCCCTGGCGGTGCACCACGCCATGGGCAAGGCCCGGAGCGTGGCACGCCGATTCCCGGATCGGCTCGTGATCGGGTCGGACCAGGTGGCCGAGGTGGTGGGGGGGGCCGGCGGGAGAGGGCGGCTCCTGGGCAAGCCGGGGACCGAGGAGGCCGCCGTGGCGCAGCTCCAAGCCATGGCCGGGCGGCAGGTGGTCTTCCACACGGGCCTGGCCGTGGTCCGGGGAGGACGGGAAGAGATGGCCCTGGAGGTCGTGCGCGTGACCCTGCGGCCCCTGGCCCTGGAGGAGATCCGGGCCTACGTGGCGGTGGAACAGCCCCTGGGCGCCGCGGGTTCGTTCCACATCGAGGGCCTGGGGATCGCCCTGATGGAGGCGGTGGAGGGGCGGGACTTCACGGCCCTGGTGGGCCTGCCCCTCATGGCCCTCGTATCGCTCCTGGATCGCTTCGGGGTGCGCGTGCTCCTGGCCGAGAGGTGAAGTCCCCCGCGGAGCGCTTCACCGCGAAGGCACCGAGGGACGGGTCCGTCGGGCCCCGCCCCCCCCAATCCCGATCTTCTTCGTGCCTTGGTGTCTTCGTGGTTCCTTCCTCAAGAAGCCCGCTTCGTTTCGATCCGGGTGGCTCGGCGGTGCGGCTGGGCCGCCCGTAGGGGCGCACAGCCGTGCGCCCGCGAGAGAGGCGGCTGTCGTCCCTGGGGGCGGGCGCCCGCGGTGCGCCCCTACACTGAAATCCGGCGGCACGCCGGAAATCCTACGGCCCCGCCTTTTCCAGGCGCTCCAGGGCCTGGCCGGCGTCGAAGGCCCAGTCGCCCTTCTTCGGGGCTGCCAGGGCCGCTCGGAGCAGGCGCTTTGCGTCGTCGCGGCGGCCCGCCTTCTCGTAGGCCATGCCCAGGTGGTAGGCGATCTCCGGGTGCTCCGGGAGGAGTTGATGGGCCTTCTCCAAATTTCGCACCGCCCCCGGGTAGTCCATGGTGTGGAACTGGACCCAGCCCAGGGTGTCGAGGGTGAAGGGGTTGTCCGGGGCCTTCTCCACCGCGAGTCGCGCCAGGCGCAGGGCTTCGGCGTGGCGCTTCTCGTCGCCCGTGTAGAGCACGGCCAGGTTGTTGGCGGCCACGGCGTTTTCCGGGTCCACGGCCAGGAGGCGCTCGTAGACCCGGCGCGCGTTGTCCGCCTTGCCCTCCGCCTCCAGGACGTTGGCCAGGAGCAGAAGGGACGTCACCCGTGCCGGGTCCGCTGCCAGGGCCGCCTCCAGGGAGGCGCGGGCTCCGGCGCGGTCACCCTTGGCCAGGAGGGTGCGGGCCTCCAGCTCCCGGGTGGCCGCAGACTTGGGGTCCACCGCCAGGCTGCGGCGCACGAACCCCTCCGCCGCCGGGAGCTCTTTGCGCTCCACGGCGTGGAGCGCGAGCACGTTGAGCACCGCCGGGACCTCTCCGTTCGCCTGCAAGTAGGCTTCGCCAATCGCCCCTACCTCGTCGTGCCGGCCGAGCCTCTGGAGGAGCGCCATGCGCCGCAGCACGGGATCGAGCACCCGGGGGGCGAGCTCCTGGCTGGCCCGGTACCGGGCCAGGGCGTCGGCGGTGTGCCCCTGGGCCTCCAGGGCCTGGCCCAGGCGCATTTCCAAGAGGGCATCTCCCGGAGCGCCGGCCTCCTTGGCCAGCTTGCGGTACTCGGCCTCCGCCTCGGCCGCCTTGCCGGTGGCCAGGAGCGCGTCGGCTTGGAGGCGGCGCGCCTCGGGATGGTCCGGGCGCGCCTTGAGGACCCTGCGCAGGGGGTCCTGGGCGTCGCGGGCGCGCCCCATTTCCAGGTAGACCTTGGCCAGGTCGAGGTTGGCGAAGAAGTGGTCGGGCACCTCTTCGAGCACCTTGCGGTACGCCGCCCGGGCCTTTTCCCACTGCCGCTCCACGGCATAGGCCTTGCCCAGGAAGAGGTTGGCGTTGGCCGAGTCGGGAGCCGTCTCCACGAGCTCCTCCAGGGCCTCCCGGGCCGCCGCGGTCCGGCCCCGGGCCAGGTCGAGCCGGGCTTGCAGGAGGCGGGCATTGCGGTCGCCGGGGTGGGCCTCGGCGAGCTGCCGGATCAGGGGCTCCGCCCGGTCGGGCTCGTCGGTGAGCAGGTGGATGTTGGCCAGGCGGGCAAGGGTTACGGCGTCGCCGGGGGCCACCCGCTGGAGCTCCTCCAGGGTGTTGCGCGCCCGCTCGATGTCGCCGGTCACGGAGAAGAGGTTCGCCAGGTCGCCCAGGGCTTGAGTCCGGGCTGTCGACCCGGCGTCCGCCTCGGCAACCGACTCCTGGAGAAGGGCCTCGGCCCCCGCCCGGTCGCCCCGCCGCAACCGATAGAGCGCCACCGCGCGCCGCGCCGCCGGGTCCCCGGGGGAGAGGTGGAGGACCTCGTCCATGAGGGCGTCCGCCTCGGAGACCTTCTCCCGCGAGGCCAGCAGGTTGGCCAGGGCGGCCCGGAGACCCTTGGCGGGGGGAATGTCGCGCAGCCCCCGGCGCAGGGCCGCCTCGGCCCGGTCCGGATCGCCGGCGCCCAGGTGCAGCCGGGCGAGCTCCAGCCGCAGGGCCTCGTCGTCGGGGGCCCTCTCCACCGCGGCCTCCAGGGCCCCGATGGCGCCCTTCCATTCCTCGCGGGCCGAGAGCGCGCGCGCCAGGACGACCCGCGCGTCGGTCCGGTCCGGTGCCAGCTCCACGGCCTTCGCGGCGTGGGTCTCGGCCTCCTGGAAGCGCCGGCCGAGCAGGTAGAAGGTGGCCACCTTCACGCGGGCGTCCGCGTCATCGGGGTCGAGGCTCACCACCTCCTGATACTGACGGAAGGCGCCCTGGGCGTCGCCGAGCCTCAAGTAGACCTCCGCCAGGGCCCGGTAGCCCTCGGGGTTGCGGGGCTCGAGCTGCACCGCGTTTCGGAGCTCGATGGCCGCTTCCTGGAGCTTCTCGGCCCGCACGAATTCCGCAGCCCGCCGCCGGTGCTCGGCGGCCCGTTCCGGGCTTGCGAAGGCGGGGAAGCCGACGAGGCCGAGCGCCCCAAGGACGCAGACCAGGGCAAACAAGCGGCGCATGGGTTTCCTCCTGGGTGAAGCCACACCGGGGAAGCAAGGTCGGTGCCATGGTACCCGGTCGGTGCCCCGTCGGCAAAGGCTGCCCTCCATCGTTCAGCGCTTTGTCCTTCAAGGACTTCTAGGCCACAGTGTCGCCACTGGGGCCCACGGCCGACTGGGGAACCGCCCCGAAAGAGGAACCATGCTTGCCCTGGTGCGCCAGACCCGGACCAACCTCTACACGGTCAACGTGCTCACGGCCATCCTGGATGCCTGCGGCGTTGCCTGGGAGGTCTGCGCGTCCCCGGCCGAGCTTTTCGCCCGCGCGCACTGGGCTGGGGCTCGGGCGGCCCGCCCGCTGGCCCTCTACTCGTTTACGACGCCGGAGCTCTTTCGGGTGCGGGCGGAGCTTCGCGCGGCCAGACGGCACGCCCCCGAGCTGTGCTTCCTGGCTGGCGGGCCCCACGCCTCGGCGGACCCCGAGGGCACTTTGGCGCTGGGGTTCGAGCACGTCTTCGTGGGGGAGGCGGAAGAGACCCTCCCGGCCTTCTTCGCTGCCGACGGGCGCACCGGGCCGGTGCTCGTCGGGTCCGGCGGGTGCTCCCTCGATGCCCTGCCCCCCTTTGGCCGCGGCCGCCACGGCCCCATCGAGCTCACCCGTGGGTGCGCGTTTCGGTGCGGCTTTTGCGCCGTGGGCGGGCGGCCCCCGCGCCACCGCAGCGCGGCCGCGGTTTGGGAAGCCGCGGGGGAGCTGCGTGCCCGGGGCCGGCCGGTGCTCTCCTTCGTCACCCCCGACGCCCTCTCGTACGGGGGGGGCGGGGACCTGGGCGCCCTGGAGGAGCTCCTGGCCGGCCTGCGGGCGGCGGGAACGGAGCCCCAGCTCGGGATCTTTCCCTCCGAGGTCCGTCCCGAGCGGGTGACCCCCGAGGCGGCGGGGCTCTTGCGGGCGCATTGCCGAAACCGCACCCTGGTGATCGGTGCCCAGTCGGGCAGCGACGAGGTGCTCCGGCGGCTGGGCCGCGGACACACCGTGGGCGACGTGGAGCGGGCTGCCCGGGTCGCCCGCCAGGCCGGCTTCCTGCCCCACGTGGACTTGATCTTCGGCCTGCCGGAGGAGTCGCAAGACGAACGCCGGGCGACGGTCGCGCTGGCCCGGCGGCTGCGCCGGGATACCGGGGCAAGGATCCACGCCCACTACTTCCATCCCCTGCCGGGGACGCTTCTGTGGGGTCGGAGGCCCGCGCCCCTGGACCCGGAGACCCGGGTCTTCCTCCGGGGGCTTCGGGCCTCCGGGGGCGAGGACGGCTACTGGGAGGAGCAGGAGCGCTGGGCGGCGGCCATCATCGAGTGGGCCCGCAGGGGCTGGATTCGCACGCCTGCTGCGGGAGCCCGGGCAGCATCTGGTCCCTTGCCGGGCCTGGACCCGTGAGGCAAATCCCCCTACTCTATCGGCTCAATAAATCAAGCCGACTGGAAGTCGCTATGGCCTACAAGGTTCTCGACATCTACAGGGACCTCCCTCGCACCAACTGCGGGGATTGCGCAAAGGGGGGGTGCTTCGCCTTCGCCTCGGCGGTGTACCTGGAAGGGCTGGCCCTCGCGGGCTGTCCCCACCTCGCCCCGGAGGCCCGCGCCGCCATGGAGGAGCGGCTCGCCGAGGGGCGGGCCCGGGGGGAGGGCCGCAAGCCCGAGTCCAGCGAGCAGGCGTTCGCGTTCCTGAAGGGAAAGCTCGCGGAGGCCGACTTCGGGGAGCGGGCGCGGGCCAGCGGGGCCACGCGGGACCCCGGCTCCCCCGACACCCTCCTGGTGCCCTTCCTCGGGACTCCCCACCGGGTGAGCCGGGAGGACGTGACCGCCCTGGAAGGCCCGGAACCCACCATCTGGGTGAAGACCTTTCTTGCCATCTATGTCACCCGCGCCTCGGGGGCTGCCCCTGCGGGCGCGTGGGTCGCCTACCGGGAGCTCCCCAACACCGTGAGCAAGGCCCGTTCCTTCGAGGCCTGCGGGGACCGGGTCGCCCAGGCCTTCGGGGGGCGGGAGGCCGAGCTGGAGGCCGCCTGCCGGCGCCTCGGGGGGAGCCCGGTCGCCTTCGGGTCCGCGGATCGGGCCTATCGCCTCCCGGCCCTGCCCCGGGTGGAGCTCCTCCTGCTCTACTGGGGCCCCCAGGAGGAGTTCGGGGCCCGCGCCTCCTTTCTGCTGGACCGGGGAGTGCTCGACTATCTGGACCAGGAGGCCCTGGTGTTCCTGACGGAAGCAGCGGTGAAGCGGCTCCTGGGCGAGGACCTCTCGGAGGTGATTCCGTGAACTTGCGCCATCTGGAAGCGTTCGTGCGCGTGGCGGACCAGGGGGGATTCACCCGGGCCGCCGAGGCCCTCTACCTGACCCAGCCCACCGTGAGCGGCCAGATCAAGGAGCTGGAGCAGGAGCTGGGCGTCGCCCTCTTCGACCGGCTGGCCCGCGCGGTGGAGCCCACCGAGGCGGGGCGCCTGCTCCTGCCCGAGGCGCGGCGCATCCTGGAAGCCCGGGACCGCCTGCTGGAGCGGGCTGCAGCCTACCGGGGGCTGCTGTGGGGGCGCCTGCGTGTGGACGCGAGCACCATCCCGGGGGAGTACCTCCTGCCGTCGCTCCTGGCCGGCTTCAAGAAGACCCATCCGGAGGTACAGGTGGG
Encoded here:
- the mutL gene encoding DNA mismatch repair endonuclease MutL yields the protein MGKIRVLPDEVANRIAAGEVVERPASVVKELVENAVDAGGRRIRVRVEGAGKRSVAVEDDGSGMGRDDAVLALERHATSKLTGAEDLERIATLGFRGEALPSIASVSRFRLLTRAEGDPEGTEVRAEGGRLVSVEARGAARGTSVEVADLFFNVPARRKFLKGDATELRNVVETVTQLALAHFRVGFELRSGDRLLLALPPDQSLEERAAEVAGAEAPGGLRWSYGEADGLEFSLAFAAPHEGRGHRKGVRLFVNGRPVQDRLLFRALLEGYRGLLESGRFPVALLWLGLPPDEVDVNVHPAKREVRFRDEGRIFRWVAGHTAQALAGGFRPDAAYRSAPQALPASPVGAEAVARVGEALHGYARRLEGSRGGGGGAAAGYREQWPPRGGAASAQPLFRRFSGLEETGALPSEGRFTGLRYLGAFDATYLLFEDRENRELVLLDQHAAHERVLYEALLEARERGPCRAQPLLLPLTLECSPPERAAWEERREDLAVLGFRTEAFGPSAVAVTETPAGFSPEAARAAVRDLLGPDGEGREGGEAGAPVSRAEALARRAACAAAVKARAALEPSEVAALLGQLEPLRHPTHCPHGRPLLLRLRRRDVEGMFHRG
- the miaA gene encoding tRNA (adenosine(37)-N6)-dimethylallyltransferase MiaA, whose translation is MTGSFSPPPIVVIAGPTASGKSALALALAKELGGEIVSADALQVYRGLDIGTAKPTREERARVPHHVIDVAEPTEAYSAGRFRADADQAIREIRARGRPVLVCGGTALYLKALLGGLAPAPPRDAALRSRLLAAWEAGEQAGLFAELQAADPVLAARLHPNDKSRILRGLEVWRIGGVPLSALQAGHGFSGQPYAALRLGIDVPRDELYRRIDRRVLAMLEAGWADEVRGLLEAGLPLGAPGLQAIGYRELARWVREGGEWGSVVASIQQSTRRFAKRQLTWFRRMELQWVQAADWRAILDQVRKFLQTNGAPL
- the hfq gene encoding RNA chaperone Hfq, which codes for MAKTKINIQDQFLNNLRREKVDVTVRLLSGEEIEGALKAFDNFCVVIRSGGSYHLLYKHAISHIRPFEPLKKFEAIYENF
- a CDS encoding tRNA-dihydrouridine synthase family protein, encoding MTGAVPELRAGGLRISPPLLLAPMAGVTHTAFRRLLGELGGVGLYATEMLSARSLPAEDPVASPYLRRTAAEAPLSYQVLVARPEEVGPAFEVLQALGADAIDLNLGCPAPEARRRGAGGALAAQPAAARAVVREARRRTALPLTAKIRLGERLDEEALRDLCCMLEGEGVELLTVHGRLRGEPYGRRPRWPWIGKVKGWVGIPVVGNGGIFSVEDAGRCLAESGCDGLMLGRGAVVRPWLFSRVAQEVFGGKGPVEGELPSRPGLYRRYLDLVEESFAPERRLGRIKEFTFYFSQTYPFGHTLATAVQSSRSLEEVRERSEAFFAANEPAGDE
- a CDS encoding Maf family nucleotide pyrophosphatase; this translates as MQPPILLASTSPSRRELLSRLRLPFEAVAPDYAEEEVPGLEPGALAVHHAMGKARSVARRFPDRLVIGSDQVAEVVGGAGGRGRLLGKPGTEEAAVAQLQAMAGRQVVFHTGLAVVRGGREEMALEVVRVTLRPLALEEIRAYVAVEQPLGAAGSFHIEGLGIALMEAVEGRDFTALVGLPLMALVSLLDRFGVRVLLAER
- a CDS encoding tetratricopeptide repeat protein, whose protein sequence is MRRLFALVCVLGALGLVGFPAFASPERAAEHRRRAAEFVRAEKLQEAAIELRNAVQLEPRNPEGYRALAEVYLRLGDAQGAFRQYQEVVSLDPDDADARVKVATFYLLGRRFQEAETHAAKAVELAPDRTDARVVLARALSAREEWKGAIGALEAAVERAPDDEALRLELARLHLGAGDPDRAEAALRRGLRDIPPAKGLRAALANLLASREKVSEADALMDEVLHLSPGDPAARRAVALYRLRRGDRAGAEALLQESVAEADAGSTARTQALGDLANLFSVTGDIERARNTLEELQRVAPGDAVTLARLANIHLLTDEPDRAEPLIRQLAEAHPGDRNARLLQARLDLARGRTAAAREALEELVETAPDSANANLFLGKAYAVERQWEKARAAYRKVLEEVPDHFFANLDLAKVYLEMGRARDAQDPLRRVLKARPDHPEARRLQADALLATGKAAEAEAEYRKLAKEAGAPGDALLEMRLGQALEAQGHTADALARYRASQELAPRVLDPVLRRMALLQRLGRHDEVGAIGEAYLQANGEVPAVLNVLALHAVERKELPAAEGFVRRSLAVDPKSAATRELEARTLLAKGDRAGARASLEAALAADPARVTSLLLLANVLEAEGKADNARRVYERLLAVDPENAVAANNLAVLYTGDEKRHAEALRLARLAVEKAPDNPFTLDTLGWVQFHTMDYPGAVRNLEKAHQLLPEHPEIAYHLGMAYEKAGRRDDAKRLLRAALAAPKKGDWAFDAGQALERLEKAGP
- a CDS encoding TIGR04013 family B12-binding domain/radical SAM domain-containing protein, with translation MLALVRQTRTNLYTVNVLTAILDACGVAWEVCASPAELFARAHWAGARAARPLALYSFTTPELFRVRAELRAARRHAPELCFLAGGPHASADPEGTLALGFEHVFVGEAEETLPAFFAADGRTGPVLVGSGGCSLDALPPFGRGRHGPIELTRGCAFRCGFCAVGGRPPRHRSAAAVWEAAGELRARGRPVLSFVTPDALSYGGGGDLGALEELLAGLRAAGTEPQLGIFPSEVRPERVTPEAAGLLRAHCRNRTLVIGAQSGSDEVLRRLGRGHTVGDVERAARVARQAGFLPHVDLIFGLPEESQDERRATVALARRLRRDTGARIHAHYFHPLPGTLLWGRRPAPLDPETRVFLRGLRASGGEDGYWEEQERWAAAIIEWARRGWIRTPAAGARAASGPLPGLDP
- a CDS encoding DUF3786 domain-containing protein encodes the protein MAYKVLDIYRDLPRTNCGDCAKGGCFAFASAVYLEGLALAGCPHLAPEARAAMEERLAEGRARGEGRKPESSEQAFAFLKGKLAEADFGERARASGATRDPGSPDTLLVPFLGTPHRVSREDVTALEGPEPTIWVKTFLAIYVTRASGAAPAGAWVAYRELPNTVSKARSFEACGDRVAQAFGGREAELEAACRRLGGSPVAFGSADRAYRLPALPRVELLLLYWGPQEEFGARASFLLDRGVLDYLDQEALVFLTEAAVKRLLGEDLSEVIP